CCCTCCAACAATAAGACCCTCTACTAGACCATAAGAATAACCAACAAgatgtttcattttctccttAGACAATAATGCATCATAACATCATTGATTGTGAGAATATCACGACTAAATAGTAAAATCACAAAACATGATATACGATGGAGGcaaaaaacacaacataatcaaaactaaatcttcatcgtCATACTTGACCTCTAAGATCTCCAAatcaacaataattttttaaatgttgataAATGCTCTTGTAAATACTTACCAGGCATATGATGAAAATATAAACTATGTTTTAGATAAAACTTATTAGTAAGACTTTTCATCAAACATAGTTATTCTAGTTTCAATCATTACCCAACAACACTCGTCTCCTTCAAGATCGGCCCTGAGGTAAGACAACTTATGTAGATGCATAGGCCCCCACCTTTATAGGGCCcacattttttaatatgtaatagtattattaattatataatcttattttctcctttcatattaaatatatatatatataacatttttatttcctttttaatCTTACTttccatattataatatattaaccatttatatctcatttatattattaaaatttaaaaataaaaattatttactattttaggggcacaaaatttaaattttcattggACTGGGTCTGTCGTGCCCATgtcattacttttaaaaatatcttagtgccatttaatttataaaatttcgataatttaaatttccattattttcttataaaaaaggAGTCTATGGAGATTAACCACGACTTTGACATAAAATAACTTCGAGTTATATTTCTATACAGTTTTACATTACCAATTcattagaattttttaaatcCCTAACTATTAATTTTTTCCTTTCTTAGTCATATTTgctaattttgaatatattattttatgtatgatgatgaaactaattttaaatgaagTCGAGTGAAATAATCATCTACTCCATCCTTTCGTAGAAAATTCAAACGAAGATAACTCATTGGGGAATTTGatgaaatatcccaaaaataataggggaaattaattttatatactctcaaataaaaaattatttccttctcatctttctcttcttctcttctcttttactatcttctttctctcttcttctccctCAACAATGGTGAGTTCCCTTCTGACGACACGTCTATCCCAAGCAAAGAAATGTCTTCTTCTACCTCCCCTCCCGACGTCTGATATCCTTCCGACGACTATGTAGCATTTACGCTAGATCTTAAACAAACACCGACGACTGTACCATCCCGCTAGATCTCCAATAAACGCCGAATCAATGGGTAAGTTagatatttctttattttagcTGAAACACTTGTTATTGAGCAATTGAGATTGCAAAATACATCTTGTGCTTGCGCAAATACAATTTGCGCCTGCGAAAATTGCATTTGCATGTGTTGGGTTCTTGTTGTTGAGCAAAAAATGAGGTAAAATGTTATTGCCCTTTGTGTTTTGTAATATAAAGtatcatttttcttctttatttggACAGACGGACTAAATAATAGTGAGTTTGTGCAAATTGCATTTACGCATGCGCAAATTGCATCTTGCGCACTTTGAATCGGTGCAAACTATCGTTTGCGCACTTTGTTGCTCTTTGTTTTAGTTAGTATAAAGCTGTGACATTGTTCTCTATCCATAGGTTTTCAATTGCCTTACAGAAATGTGTTTTGGCAAAGGGAGAAACCTTATGTTGTGAATTATATAGTTCATTTCTTTTAAAGGTAAAAGAGAAGCTAAAAATTTCATCAAGCctttaaattttgaatggaCAAGGGAAAGATTTTATTCCTTTTATGGAATGAAAACATAAACAATAAATGCCTTTTATGACAGTGATTTAAATGCTAAAGAAGAAAGTTTTATGATATTGGTTTCTTGTCATGTGTCTGGACATATTGAATCTTCTCTAGAGGCTGCAACTTCGACCCTAGGTGATGCTTCTCTAGGGAAATATAAAGCTTCAGCCAATATGCTCCGTCTTAACCAAATCCTTCAAGGATGGTTCATGTGGACAGGCCAGCAGGGGGAGAAACATATAGACTAACAACTACTTATTGTTGCTCTTAAACCACCTTTCTTAATGTTCTGGTTCCTGAATGTgtgaatattcatatttattgtgAACTTATATTTGATGTTTAATTGTCTTAGATATTTTTATAACATGTTATGTGAAATTTGGCAATTATTCGGGATACCCGAGACACATGTATTATAGAGTGTGgatgcatttatttattttacttaaacatattttgttgaagtacaaatttatcaaaaatgggatattaatcttattttaatttaaagacaGAAGAAtgcaattttataaataagaggACAGAATGCCAAGTGTGGCAGTTCTTAAACCTGATAACCATCTACAAACTAAAAGGAAATTATAAGAGGAGGGAAAGGAGGAGACcacataataattaatacataaatcCTAAATATTGTTGCTTGAATCTTTCTCCAACTGATGAGCATTCCTAGAAGAGGAAGAATGGTTGTTAAACTGCTCGCTAGCAAGAAAGACTGAATGCATTTGCTGAGGATGATAAGGCAGTTTTCCCAATTGAGCAACATCTTCAACAAAACGTTCTTGAAGCTCGTGTGTCCAACATAATCGTTGTTTTGAGGAAAGACTATTATTagggttgttgttgttgttaccACCATTCATGGATTCGTCCATCATCATTCAAACTCGCTATTATTTAGTCTGTCTGTccaaacaaagaagaaaaaaatgatacttTATCTTATAAAACACAAAGGACAATAACATTTTACCTCATTTTTTGCTCAACAACAAGAACCCAACACATGCAAATGCAATTTGCGCGGGCGCAAGATATATTTTGCGATCCCAATTGATTAATAACAAGTGTTTCAgctaaaataaagtaatatctAACTTACCCATTGATTCAACCTTTATTGGAGATCTAGCGGGATAATACACTCGTCGGTGTTTGTTGAAGATCTAGCGTAGATGCTACAGAGTCGTCGGGGATATCAGACGTCGTCGAGAGGGAGatagaagaagagaaggaatgaaatttttatttgaaaatataaaggTAAAAGTTTCACAAAAGGTTAATTTTACAAAAGTTAATTCTCTATTGTATTTTGGAATAACATGGAGggatatttcatcaaatttccaaACTCATCCAATCCTTGTAgaactattatttaaaataccaTATTTCTCTAATAAATTTGCCTTgagatttaaaagaaataatcaCTTGCAAGTTAGTCGGCAACCACTATTCCActagtttttttaaatgtatttatatatatatatatataattaatattttaatttaatgattttattttaaaataataattaataaaaaaaaacttaaattgtgattggataataattatgtttttaataaaattaataattctaagatatataaatagtttttaaaatcaatgatcaattcaaataattattttattttaaaaacatttatttatataatttcatttctaatctatttaatttaaaatgactactaaaatatttactaaataaatacgATATTAAaccacaaaattaaaaatgatatagaataaaatatttggagataaaaaattattttgaaattttataataaaattaataattttaaattatatatagaataaaatattttttaatataataagattatatataaatatttcattagatattataaaataaacatattataaataaataaattgttatttaaaaatattttatataaatataacattaattttaagatttataaatagattatatatattaaatttattaatctcatttaataaattaaaattatatttataagtacTAAAATTTTTATCACTctagttagtatttttcgtaTTCATCTTCTTTATGACAAATGAGATgttgtatgatttaaaattcttttaaaactttttgtaaagagtttttttaatttattttaattttataatagttttttcttgctattttaaccatttttttatatatataaggtgtAATTTGTATATggtcaaatattattatttaacttaaatggGTTCAAGGCAATTTAAGTAGCAAATCGTACGAGGCAATCTTCCTCCCTATTTAGATTTTTCCCTCCATTACTTCACTAGAGGAAATCTCCATTCTTTCGCAATCTCTCTCAGTTTGATCTATTCATCGATCATGCCGATAGAAATGCCTAGAGGACTTCCGTTTTCGGTAGATACATGGACACCGTCTTCAAAGAAGAAGAGGCATCATTTCCTGACTCACGCACACAAAGACCATTCTCAAGGAATCGCAACCCATTCCGCATTTCCCATTTATTCAACCCGCCTCACCAAAACCCTTGTGCTTCAATATTCTCCACgggtttctttctttctccCTCTTTCGCTTCAATCTCTCTGTTCGTTGGACTCATATTCGCGGTTATCTTCTTATGGCAGCTTGATGACTCCTTGTTTGCCACTATAGAGGTTGGTCAAACGCTGATCATTGATGACTCGGATGGAGCTTTCCGTgtcaccgcttttgatgcaaatcATTGTCCTGGTATTTTCTTCTATTGTGTCTTGAATTAGTCAAATTTCTATTTTCAATTTTACAAGATCTACCTATTAGCTAAAGCAAAAAAATGCCTTCTTAATTCATCAATTTTAGACTTTATGTAGGTTGATTATAAGCTTTGAATTGGTAAATAGACTTTATTGACAGATTATCTTTTTTCGCACTTTGCAAATCATGAACTTTAGGAGCAGTTATGTTCTTGTTTGAGGGAAGTTTTGGTAACATTCTCCACACAGGAGATTGTAGACTCGCGCCGGAATGTTTGCAAAACATGCCTGAGAAGTATATAGGTAGGAAAGACAAAGAGCCCAAGTGTAGACTTGATTATGTTTTCCTGGATTGCACATTCGGAAGGTCTTCAATGAAGATGCCCAGCAAACACTCAGCTATTCAACAGGTATggcctcttcttcttcttttttgcgTAGAGGAGGCTAACAAATAATCCCACCACCATGTCATTTTCATGTCATCTTCCTGAAATTCCTGCTATGCCAAATGGAAAAAAATAGGATATGGTTTCATATTTCTTTATCCATTTCTTGGGTAAAGTATCCCAActatatttgaaaatggattagTTCATAATATCTATGCATAAAGTTAAGTGGAGAAAAGGTGTATTCCATATAGAAGCACTTTTTGAATAACAAGAATATCATCTTCTGAAGGACATCTACTCTCTTTGATCACTCCATACAGAGTCACCAGCCTTGTTCAGTGCAAAATAGTAGAATTTGGATTATTCCCAAAACATGGAGATCCAACTACCCCTTAAATCAAGAGGCTTCAACCTCTTAAATCAAGACCCTTACTACTTTAGCTATCCTGGATAGGTGCTCTTTGGCCTTTACTCCTAAGATCTTGTTGGTTTGAAGCTTTTgatatattatcattttcatttttgttgGCCTCTACTCACCCTGGTTAGTTGAGTGACAATAAACTTGGACCAAGAGATTTTCTATCCAAAATGTCTCATGttcaattcttattaaaaataccAAATTAAAGTAGGAGGTAATGGTGGGGAGTTGTTCTGCTACTATCCTCCAGGAATATTCGAGGTGCGAGAAAGCTAGCCCTGATACCCttatcacaattatttttttgctGGCCTCTGTGTATTCCTCCTTTATTGTTTAGTAGGTCCAATTTGTACTATGAATTATCTGTATGAAAATTGTATCTTGATGAGTTGACTTACAAACTGACTTCATTAGTTTATTGGCTTGCAATAGGTTATTAGATGCATATGGAATCATCCTGATGCTAAGGTGGTGTATTTAGCATGTGACCTTCTAGGTCAAGAAGAGGTACTTGTGGAAGTTTGTAAAACATTTGgctcaaaaatatttattcaagaGGCAAACACTCCGGAAAGCTTCAGCGCTCTGATGCTTACAAGCCCTCAAATAATAACTATGGAATCAACATCTAGATTTCGAATGCTTAATGCTTTTCCCAATTTACCTGAAAGGGCAAAAGCAAAGGTTGCAGAGGCTAAATATAATTTCCAGCCTGAACCTTTAATAATACGTCCATCAGCTCAATGGTATGTGTGTGATGATGAGCTTTCAGAACTT
This is a stretch of genomic DNA from Impatiens glandulifera chromosome 4, dImpGla2.1, whole genome shotgun sequence. It encodes these proteins:
- the LOC124936238 gene encoding 5' exonuclease Apollo-like, which codes for MPIEMPRGLPFSVDTWTPSSKKKRHHFLTHAHKDHSQGIATHSAFPIYSTRLTKTLVLQYSPRLDDSLFATIEVGQTLIIDDSDGAFRVTAFDANHCPGAVMFLFEGSFGNILHTGDCRLAPECLQNMPEKYIGRKDKEPKCRLDYVFLDCTFGRSSMKMPSKHSAIQQVIRCIWNHPDAKVVYLACDLLGQEEVLVEVCKTFGSKIFIQEANTPESFSALMLTSPQIITMESTSRFRMLNAFPNLPERAKAKVAEAKYNFQPEPLIIRPSAQWYVCDDELSELERQIKQRSNGPLKDQFDIWHVCYSMHSSREELEWALQLLAPQWVVSTTPNCRAMELDYVKRRCFDMKLAHNSHIWKLLDIDVEVPTNSAASIENSSHTSGLDDSSQVKAEETVRRKLTPQKLQIKLSPQSKSSPITLFGRARIGIENVSHMHEAKVSLIGVSSQVEQKVTLSEENRSKIRNKDESIDIRLVVDEMRCKNPVEAEIDEISPDKDGIAMNVASTECFGKSFRNLYRSMNVPVPQPLPSLVELMNTCKRAKRSL